Proteins encoded within one genomic window of Oryza glaberrima chromosome 12, OglaRS2, whole genome shotgun sequence:
- the LOC127757582 gene encoding AAA-ATPase ASD, mitochondrial-like has translation MLMNVEMWGAVWSALASLVFLWPMLQNHVPAGLRHWLTAMADKLASHLSPYLHITISEYGDHRFRRSDFFLAVEAYLSHACARRARRLKADLGRDARSVQVSVDDHQEVTDSFRGATLWWYPSSKSNKSSVISFYPGEDERRFYRLVFHRRHRDLVLDGCLPHVLAEGRAVTVRNRQRRLFTNNASTSWNPYRRGKGVWSHVPFEHPVSFDTLAMDPGDKDAIVDDLVAFRDGKDYYARVGKPWKRGYLLYGPPGTGKSTMIAAMANFLDYDVCDLELTAVKNNTELRKLYIETTGKSIIVIEDIDCSIDLTGKRKKASGDNKASDGGGEGSDDKPKLPTEADRDDGGSKVTLSGLLNFIDGLWSACGGDRIIIFTTNHKEKQDPALIRRGRMVVHIEMSYCGFEAFKVLASNYLGVEQHELLGDIRRLLEEADMSPADVAENLMPMSKRKKRDPDACLAGLVEALNMAKEEAQANKAAKEKEEMKAKEQATTNGEDEGKDKMPSEEYKANGDI, from the coding sequence ATGCTGATGAACGTGGAGATGTGGGGCGCGGTGTGGTCGGCGCTGGCGAGCCTCGTCTTCCTCTGGCCCATGCTGCAGAACCACGtccccgccggcctccgccactGGCTCACCGCCATGGCCGACAAGCTCGCCTCCCACCTCAGCCCCTACCTGCACATCACCATCTCCGAGTACGGCGACCACCGCTTCCGCCGCAGCGACTTCTTCCTCGCCGTCGAGGCCTACCTCAGCCACGCCTgcgcccgccgcgcccgcagGCTCAAGGCCGACCTCGGCAGGGACGCCAGGAGCGTCCAGGTCTCCGTCGACGACCACCAGGAGGTCACCGACTCCTTCCGCGGCGCCACGCTCTGGTGGTACCCTTCCTCCAAGTCCAACAAGTCCAGCGTCATCAGCTTCTACCCCGGTGAGGATGAGCGCCGCTTCTACCGCCTCgtcttccaccgccgccaccgcgaccTCGTCCTCGACGGCTGCCTCCCCCACGTCCTCGCCGAGGGCCGCGCCGTCACTGTCCGCaaccgccagcgccgcctcttCACCAACAACGCCAGCACCAGCTGGAACCCCTACCGCCGCGGGAAGGGCGTCTGGAGCCACGTGCCCTTCGAGCACCCGGTCAGCTTCGACACGCTCGCCATGGACCCCGGCGACAAGGACGCCATCGTCGACGACCTCGTGGCGTTCCGCGACGGCAAGGACTACTACGCCAGGGTCGGCAAGCCATGGAAGCGCGGGTACCTGCTCTACGGCCCGCCCGGCACCGGCAAGTCCACCAtgatcgccgccatggccaactTCCTCGACTACGACGTCTGCGACCTCGAGCTCACGGCCGTCAAGAACAACACCGAGCTGCGCAAGCTCTACATCGAGACCACCGGCAAgtccatcatcgtcatcgaggACATCGACTGCTCCATCGACCTCACCGGCAAGCGCAAGAAGGCCTCCGGCGATAACAAGGCgtctgacggcggcggcgagggcagcgACGACAAGCCCAAGCTGCCGACCGAGGCGGACagggacgacggcggcagcaaggTGACGCTGTCGGGGCTGCTCAACTTCATCGACGGGCTGTGgtcggcgtgcggcggcgatcGGATCATCATCTTCACGACGAACCACAAGGAGAAGCAGGACCCGGCGCTGATCCGGCGGGGCAGGATGGTCGTCCACATCGAGATGTCCTACTGCGGCTTCGAGGCGTTCAAAGTGCTGGCCAGCAACTACCTCGGCGTGGAGCAGCACGAGCTGCTAGGCGACATACGGCGGCTGCTCGAGGAGGCCGACATGTCGCCGGCGGACGTCGCCGAGAACCTGATGCCCATGtccaagaggaagaagagggaccCTGACGCGTGCCTGGCAGGTCTAGTCGAGGCGCTGAACATGGCCAAGGAGGAAGCACAAGCAAACAAGGCGgcgaaagagaaagaagagatgaAAGCCAAAGAGCAGGCAACGACCAACGGTGAAGACGAAGGGAAGGACAAAATGCCGTCGGAAGAGTACAAGGCCAACGGCGACATATAG
- the LOC127757774 gene encoding uncharacterized protein LOC127757774 gives MGKSRGSIAFFGTYRPPVPLDIFSCPANPPPQSAKDELLLTDGESYNQNGQPIPAAALKELLTFLGKKNPKLASECGATPEDAEKGRVTGLVFVSERDRGLETLHVALRFVAGGKFKVLSLGNIYGADTFGGVRMEDSGCVAGGFKVGRTTVGHSLVYVSTKAPVKARRTPWTVVYRTDLADGKTERLTPLGQYDLSPAVSPSGKMVAVANFQQNRWNGEIENLKTDIVVMNVDKRAQGRSDRRVLIKDGGWPTWGSDNVIFFHRGFDTTPPSNTARWGVFRFDIAAGKEERVTDESIDAMTPAAISETQVAVATVREKSKQVLMKVERVVTQYRHIEIFDTASKTSVAITQKTRPEGDHYNPFVLDGGTRVGYHRCRTDKLLKVQNQKSTPTTSIQRRFDKVQPPESHADVGLFRVTGVFPSVSKNGKKLAFVDNEFKAVWLADGRGLRVVYKVRATKSVFSTSWNQNDDLDTLYVCEGPAFSIDKPVQIMRIPNVSREDYENMETFPLTDEEYNCAFPSTNAEGTKLVFRSSRNRVAGGERQHKNLYIIDAEKGEAAGVVPLTDGPWTDTHCSWSPREGCDWIVFSSTGRPEKDIVKGKDEPEKDHGLDPGYFAVYLVNAKDIKKGEVPVPVRVIHSAPTIAGHINHPVFSPDMKSIVFAADLAAVSADPISMPHFTHSVRPYGDIFSVNLRDTTDMAKNRDIQEFHRITHSRYEYSTPTWTGIADDEEDPNAKWKMLESLPNFTPWCPYARGEAGEKEGWHMTGHLTIKKRCC, from the coding sequence ATGGGGAAGAGCCGCGGCAGCATCGCTTTCTTCGGCACCTACAGGCCCCCGGTGCCCCTGGATATCTTCTCCTGCCCCGCTAATCCGCCGCCGCAGTCTGCCAAGGACGAGCTGCTCCTCACCGACGGGGAGTCGTACAACCAGAACGGGCAGCCTATCCCAGCAGCGGCGCTCAAAGAGCTCCTGACGTTCTTGGGCAAGAAGAACCCGAAGCTGGCGTCGGAGTGCGGCGCCACCCCGGAGGACGCGGAGAAAGGCCGCGTCACCGGCCTGGTGTTCGTCTCCGAGAGGGACAGGGGCCTGGAGACGCTGCACGTGGCTTTGCggttcgtcgccggcggcaagtTCAAGGTGCTGAGCCTGGGCAACATCTACGGTGCCGACACCTTCGGCGGAGTGCGCATGGAGGACAGCGGCTGCGTCGCTGGCGGCTTCAAAGTTGGGCGTACCACCGTCGGCCACTCCCTGGTGTACGTGTCCACCAAGGCGCCTGTGAAAGCACGGCGCACCCCGTGGACCGTGGTGTACAGAACCGACCTCGCCGACGGCAAGACCGAGCGCCTGACGCCGCTGGGCCAGTACGATCTGAGCCCGGCGGTGTCGCCGTCGGGGAagatggtggcggtggccaaCTTCCAGCAGAACAGGTGGAACGGCGAGATCGAGAACCTCAAGACGGACATTGTGGTCATGAACGTGGACAAACGAGCGCAGGGCCGCAGCGATCGCAGGGTGCTCATCAAGGACGGCGGCTGGCCGACGTGGGGCAGCGACAACGTCATCTTCTTCCACCGAGGCTTCGACACCACGCCGCCCTCCAACACCGCCAGGTGGGGCGTCTTCCGGTTCGACATCGCCGCTGGCAAGGAGGAACGCGTGACGGATGAGAGCATCGatgccatgactccggcggccATCAGCGAGACCCAAGTGGCCGTGGCGACCGTCCGCGAGAAATCCAAGCAGGTCCTCATGAAGGTGGAGCGCGTGGTGACGCAGTACAGGCACATCGAGATCTTCGACACGGCCTCCAAGACGTCGGTGGCCATCACCCAGAAGACGAGGCCTGAAGGGGACCACTACAACCCCTTCGTGCTCGACGGAGGAACACGCGTGGGCTACCACCGCTGCCGAACCGACAAGCTACTCAAGGTCCAAAACCAAAAGAGTACTCCGACGACAAGCATCCAGAGGAGGTTCGACAAGGTGCAGCCCCCGGAGTCACACGCCGACGTGGGGCTCTTCAGGGTGACCGGCGTGTTCCCCTCCGTCTCCAAGAACGGCAAGAAGCTGGCGTTCGTGGACAACGAGTTCAAGGCCGTGTGGCTCGCCGACGGCAGGGGCCTCCGCGTGGTGTACAAGGTGAGGGCCACCAAGAGCGTCTTCTCCACGTCGTGGAACCAGAACGACGACCTGGACACGCTCTACGTCTGCGAAGGGCCGGCCTTCTCCATCGACAAGCCGGTGCAGATCATGAGGATCCCCAACGTGTCCCGGGAGGACTACGAGAACATGGAGACGTTCCCGCTCACCGACGAGGAGTACAACTGCGCTTTCCCGTCCACCAACGCCGAGGGCACCAAGCTCGTGTTCCGGTCAAGCAGGAACAGGGTGGCCGGAGGGGAGAGGCAGCACAAGAACCTCTACATCATAGACGCGGAGAAGGGGGAGGCCGCCGGTGTGGTCCCGCTCACCGACGGCCCCTGGACCGACACCCACTGCAGCTGGTCGCCGCGGGAGGGCTGCGACTGGATCGTCTTCTCCTCCACCGGCAGGCCCGAGAAAGACATAGTCAAGGGCAAGGACGAGCCGGAGAAGGACCACGGCTTGGACCCAGGCTACTTCGCCGTGTACCTGGTGAACGCCAAAGACATCAAGAAGGGCGAGGTGCCGGTGCCCGTGCGGGTGATCCACAGCGCGCCCACCATCGCCGGGCACATCAACCACCCCGTGTTCAGCCCGGACATGAAGAGCATCGtcttcgccgccgacctcgccgcggtCTCCGCCGACCCCATCTCCATGCCCCACTTCACGCACTCGGTCAGGCCCTACGGAGACATCTTCTCCGTCAACCTGCGTGACACCACGGACATGGCCAAGAACAGGGACATCCAGGAGTTCCACCGCATCACGCACAGCCGCTACGAGTACTCCACGCCGACGTGGACCGGCAttgccgacgacgaggaggacccCAACGCCAAGTGGAAGATGCTGGAGAGCTTGCCCAACTTCACGCCGTGGTGCCCGTACGCGCGCGGCGAAGCCGGCGAGAAAGAGGGTTGGCACATGACCGGACACCTCACCATCAAAAAGCGGTGCTGCTGA